The following are encoded together in the Pedobacter sp. D749 genome:
- a CDS encoding class I SAM-dependent methyltransferase: MNHRTVFELHSKKLTGVLATPEVIDTVNQLHHLYSKLTDIEGVLAPSDTDEVFEELSENGTRVNPYMAAYCFLDYLRSYKFTLGIKNLIDDKLNQGNQKPLQILYAGTGPYASLILPLTTVFSANQIQVTLLDIHQSSLDAVSKLISTFNLEAYFNAYIKADATLFTPNDHIAYDIIISETMDKALRKEPQVAIFNHLRQFLKPDGAFIPEEIRVDLYQSKWCEEKNPAFEYFLDTETRKHNATFREKITNLIAINKHSVTTFKRTNPDHRLFLKTIDPKNFKAAYTALLLLTEVQVYKEITLIEDESVLTEKDYLSPLNDRILQSGLSFYYKMDNDPRIICD, translated from the coding sequence TTGAACCATCGAACGGTATTTGAATTACATTCTAAAAAATTAACAGGGGTACTTGCTACTCCTGAAGTAATCGACACTGTCAATCAATTGCATCATCTCTATTCAAAACTCACTGATATTGAAGGTGTTCTTGCACCATCCGATACAGATGAAGTTTTTGAAGAATTGAGCGAAAATGGTACACGCGTAAATCCATACATGGCTGCGTACTGCTTTCTCGATTACCTTCGTTCCTATAAATTCACCCTTGGCATTAAAAATCTGATCGATGATAAGCTCAATCAGGGTAATCAAAAACCTTTACAGATCTTATATGCAGGAACTGGCCCATATGCATCGCTTATATTGCCGTTAACTACTGTATTCTCTGCAAATCAAATTCAGGTTACTTTGCTTGACATTCACCAATCATCTCTGGATGCGGTAAGTAAACTGATCTCAACATTTAACCTTGAGGCTTATTTTAATGCTTATATCAAAGCAGATGCAACCCTCTTTACTCCTAATGATCATATAGCCTATGATATTATCATTTCTGAAACAATGGATAAAGCCTTGCGTAAAGAACCTCAGGTTGCTATTTTTAATCACCTTCGTCAGTTTTTAAAACCAGATGGGGCTTTTATCCCTGAAGAAATACGGGTTGACCTCTACCAATCAAAATGGTGTGAAGAAAAAAATCCGGCTTTCGAATATTTCCTTGACACTGAAACCAGGAAACACAATGCCACCTTTCGCGAAAAAATTACCAACCTGATTGCCATTAATAAACACTCTGTTACAACATTTAAAAGAACAAATCCGGATCATCGCCTTTTCCTAAAAACAATTGATCCTAAAAACTTTAAAGCGGCGTACACGGCTTTGCTTCTACTTACCGAGGTGCAGGTATATAAAGAAATTACCCTAATTGAGGATGAATCCGTTTTAACAGAGAAGGATTATTTGTCTCCTCTAAATGATCGAATCCTTCAATCCGGATTATCTTTTTATTATAAAATGGATAACGATCCCCGTATTATATGCGATTAG
- a CDS encoding ABC transporter substrate-binding protein, whose product MISPLKIGFISTYSSIYPDHANNLVNGLFAGLCKDIYTQKDYQFIPEYVGQGRESDVKQAVQKLLNFHNVDILMGYISYKILPELITLIESRQKLAFFFDMGEYLPSVSYTSPNIFHSSYQLWQGEYALGYWAQKYFGDNGAVIMPPYDGGYHLASSFRHGAIAAGSKLIDFHILSLNHNEPHVLNVEVLLNNIEKQPPAYLHALFSGPQATEFIRAFYDRGLDKKVPLLLSEPMCFPDVLKEINGFPLSFYSYSQWTREMAGDINDAFVRIVEGQSGRVADVFSLLGFEAGMTLKEMEPAMQRRDWNKVMEHLRTDKKKGPRGEVNFYPKSGFLLPDVDIVKINVSGPSTHRVVVEQGKRLAFDDAIFTEIHEENVSGWQNPYLCI is encoded by the coding sequence ATGATATCTCCTCTTAAGATTGGTTTTATATCTACTTATTCATCTATTTATCCAGATCATGCAAATAATCTTGTAAATGGTTTGTTTGCGGGGCTGTGTAAAGATATTTACACGCAAAAGGATTATCAGTTTATACCAGAATATGTTGGTCAGGGAAGAGAGTCCGATGTAAAGCAGGCAGTACAAAAACTGCTTAATTTTCATAATGTGGATATTCTAATGGGCTATATCAGTTATAAGATTCTGCCGGAATTAATCACCTTAATTGAGAGCAGGCAAAAACTTGCCTTCTTCTTTGATATGGGCGAATATCTTCCATCAGTAAGTTATACCAGCCCTAACATATTTCATAGCAGCTATCAGTTATGGCAGGGAGAATATGCGCTTGGTTATTGGGCGCAAAAATATTTTGGTGATAATGGCGCCGTCATTATGCCTCCTTATGATGGAGGCTATCATCTGGCTTCCAGTTTTAGGCATGGTGCTATTGCTGCTGGATCTAAATTGATAGACTTTCATATCCTTTCCTTAAATCATAATGAACCCCATGTGCTTAACGTGGAGGTTTTGCTTAATAATATTGAAAAACAACCGCCTGCTTATTTACATGCTTTGTTTTCTGGTCCTCAGGCAACTGAATTTATCCGGGCATTTTATGATAGGGGCCTTGATAAGAAGGTTCCGTTATTGCTTTCCGAACCCATGTGTTTCCCTGATGTGCTAAAAGAGATTAATGGTTTTCCTTTATCTTTTTATTCCTATTCGCAATGGACAAGAGAAATGGCCGGCGACATTAATGATGCTTTTGTTAGAATCGTGGAAGGACAATCCGGCAGGGTGGCTGATGTATTTTCATTATTGGGATTTGAAGCTGGCATGACCCTAAAGGAAATGGAACCTGCTATGCAGCGCCGCGATTGGAATAAGGTGATGGAACATTTGCGGACAGATAAAAAGAAAGGACCACGAGGCGAGGTTAATTTTTATCCGAAATCTGGCTTTTTATTACCAGATGTAGATATTGTTAAAATTAATGTATCAGGACCAAGTACCCATAGGGTCGTAGTTGAACAGGGTAAACGCCTGGCATTTGATGATGCTATTTTTACTGAAATACACGAAGAAAATGTGAGCGGCTGGCAAAATCCGTATTTATGCATCTAA
- a CDS encoding phage tail protein, with protein MDDYMGMIRMFAGSYAPRGFMSCNGQQLSISTNSALYSLLGTVYGGNGQSTFGLPNLAGRTMIGTGNSAFGSYAIGEVAGNTQITLLTPNMPAHTHVATFAGTSVTIPAPTMMASSAAGTAATPSSSANTLAQMVVPRTANIALYNNSTPDTNLNIGPSTGSSITPAGNVTVGIAGGSQPVNISNPYMALTALIVVEGLYPSRN; from the coding sequence ATGGATGATTACATGGGCATGATAAGAATGTTCGCCGGTTCTTACGCACCACGAGGATTTATGAGCTGTAATGGGCAGCAACTCTCAATTTCAACAAATTCAGCACTATATTCGTTATTAGGTACAGTGTATGGCGGCAACGGACAAAGTACTTTTGGCTTGCCTAACCTAGCTGGCCGAACCATGATAGGCACGGGTAATTCAGCTTTCGGAAGCTATGCAATTGGCGAAGTTGCAGGAAATACACAGATAACATTATTGACCCCTAATATGCCTGCGCACACTCACGTAGCAACTTTCGCAGGTACGAGTGTAACCATTCCTGCACCAACTATGATGGCTTCCAGCGCTGCAGGTACTGCCGCGACCCCATCATCGTCGGCGAATACCTTAGCGCAAATGGTAGTTCCACGTACTGCTAATATTGCATTATATAACAATTCTACTCCAGATACTAATCTGAATATTGGCCCTTCTACTGGTAGTTCGATCACGCCAGCAGGTAATGTAACTGTAGGTATTGCAGGTGGTAGTCAGCCTGTTAATATTTCAAATCCTTACATGGCATTAACAGCGTTAATAGTGGTAGAGGGATTATACCCAAGCAGAAACTAA
- a CDS encoding methionyl-tRNA formyltransferase → MDNSESFADQIDNLLLNTHADLGIVFGFSKKLPAWLLQKPKFGFFNVHFSLLPAYRGPAPLFWQIKRGETSTGITIHKMDDSFDGGPILFQERIQLFSEESFGALNSKLSLLAISVIEKALEKFSNNGNDLVEQDEISSFSFPAVKRDDLLIDWENQTAAEIMNLVNACNPVFGGAITFLNGQELAIVEVSPAILNDVSDFEPGTIVHADGNYGLFVACKYNSFLRINILQNNEAILSGYKLIASGVKAGARFQNSIRQEAVC, encoded by the coding sequence TTGGATAATAGTGAATCTTTTGCAGATCAAATAGATAATTTGTTGCTAAATACTCATGCTGATTTAGGTATAGTATTTGGATTTTCTAAGAAACTGCCAGCCTGGCTCCTGCAAAAACCAAAATTTGGTTTCTTCAATGTTCATTTTAGTTTACTACCTGCCTACCGCGGTCCTGCACCATTATTTTGGCAGATCAAAAGGGGCGAAACTTCTACAGGAATTACTATTCATAAAATGGATGATAGTTTTGATGGTGGTCCAATACTATTTCAGGAGCGGATTCAGCTTTTTTCTGAAGAAAGTTTTGGTGCGCTAAATAGCAAACTCAGCCTGTTGGCCATAAGTGTTATTGAAAAAGCATTAGAGAAATTTAGTAATAACGGGAATGACCTTGTTGAACAGGATGAAATCTCTTCTTTTTCTTTTCCGGCTGTAAAACGAGATGATTTACTAATTGACTGGGAGAACCAGACCGCTGCAGAAATCATGAACCTTGTAAATGCATGCAATCCTGTTTTCGGTGGGGCAATTACTTTTTTAAACGGGCAAGAACTGGCAATAGTAGAGGTTTCACCAGCAATACTTAATGATGTAAGTGACTTTGAGCCTGGTACAATAGTACATGCTGATGGTAACTATGGCTTATTTGTAGCCTGTAAGTACAATAGCTTTTTGCGCATTAATATTTTACAAAATAACGAAGCGATTTTATCAGGCTATAAACTAATCGCATCTGGTGTAAAGGCTGGAGCGCGTTTTCAAAATAGTATACGACAAGAGGCAGTATGTTAA
- a CDS encoding aspartyl/asparaginyl beta-hydroxylase domain-containing protein, which produces MVIYSKADIHVPISKIQHELKRMKSNWINHFNTAHYQGSWTVLPLRTPGGADSIIPDLGAVDHYKDHPNMLLFPAVKQLIDEMHCEIMSVRFLNLAAGAVIKQHCDAELAFEKGEARLHIPVHTNPDVEFYVNNDRVIMNEGECWYINANLPHRVTNDGHSDRIHLVIDCKVNPWLENFILDSKIIAHAPDQNRDPELLKQMIAALKMHQTSHSFKMAAEFQKEYDDLIKSKA; this is translated from the coding sequence ATGGTAATTTACTCAAAGGCCGACATCCATGTTCCCATCTCAAAGATCCAACATGAACTTAAAAGAATGAAATCAAATTGGATAAATCATTTCAATACAGCTCATTATCAGGGATCGTGGACAGTTCTTCCACTACGTACTCCCGGGGGTGCTGACAGTATAATCCCGGATTTAGGTGCGGTAGACCATTATAAAGATCATCCTAACATGTTGTTATTTCCTGCTGTAAAACAGTTGATAGATGAGATGCACTGCGAAATCATGTCAGTAAGATTCCTTAATCTTGCTGCCGGAGCTGTAATTAAACAACATTGCGATGCTGAACTGGCTTTCGAAAAAGGAGAAGCCAGGCTACATATTCCTGTACATACCAATCCAGATGTGGAGTTTTATGTTAATAACGATCGTGTAATCATGAATGAAGGAGAATGCTGGTACATCAATGCAAACCTGCCCCATCGGGTAACTAATGACGGGCATAGCGACAGAATCCACCTGGTTATAGATTGCAAGGTAAATCCTTGGCTGGAAAATTTCATTTTAGATAGCAAAATCATTGCCCATGCTCCTGATCAAAACCGCGATCCTGAGTTATTGAAACAAATGATTGCTGCACTAAAAATGCACCAAACCTCACATTCATTTAAAATGGCAGCTGAATTTCAAAAGGAGTATGATGATTTAATAAAGAGCAAAGCATGA
- the cysC gene encoding adenylyl-sulfate kinase translates to MLLLQFTGLSGAGKTTLAQLVNQRLTAIGYSVIVIDGDSYRKTLNHDLGFSPADRLENIRRLGHVGYEFVQQGIIAIIAAINPYESGRQKLRELYNAKTIWIDCPIQQLILRDTKGLYHKALLPDGHQDKLYHFTGINDVFEDPLQVDLYVNTQQLTEEEACEQLTDFILSQVKSSTHPLANQRI, encoded by the coding sequence ATGCTCTTATTACAGTTTACAGGCTTATCCGGAGCAGGAAAAACCACTCTGGCCCAGTTGGTTAACCAACGGCTTACGGCTATTGGTTATTCCGTTATAGTGATTGATGGGGACAGTTACCGGAAAACATTGAATCATGATCTTGGTTTCTCACCTGCCGATCGCCTTGAAAATATCCGTCGTCTTGGTCATGTAGGCTATGAATTTGTACAGCAGGGTATTATTGCTATAATTGCGGCTATCAATCCATATGAGTCTGGCAGACAGAAGCTGCGGGAACTTTATAATGCGAAAACAATCTGGATTGATTGCCCGATTCAACAGCTCATTCTGCGTGATACGAAAGGATTATATCACAAAGCACTTTTGCCAGATGGGCATCAGGATAAGTTATATCATTTCACAGGAATTAATGATGTATTTGAAGATCCTTTACAGGTGGATCTATACGTCAATACGCAACAGCTTACTGAAGAAGAAGCTTGTGAACAATTAACTGATTTTATTCTTTCCCAAGTTAAGTCGAGTACACACCCCCTTGCAAATCAACGTATTTAA
- a CDS encoding phytanoyl-CoA dioxygenase family protein, producing the protein MEEVFLSVFGIGIFETYDFLYGHCQSDDEFKHWIMHRMGKKAYLEAVEKFNSWCDRAVDKPDQDFLKVLDADQLKFWDKNGYLRIPGLVNEDDCNRVIGVITEMLGINLEQPSSWYGQHDLLQGIMLQLYQNEHIAKIRNSDSIRQVFTHLYQTNFIVANTEKLGYNPPETDYFHFRGSPLHWDIDFSDGIKYHIQGLVYLNDVPEDRGALSLIPGFQHEINSFLQMHDHPDQAIDVLRKQNRHIAIAGNKGDLILWLEALPHAATANRSKQPRFVQYISFTKL; encoded by the coding sequence ATGGAAGAGGTATTTCTTTCTGTTTTTGGGATTGGAATTTTTGAAACTTACGATTTTTTATATGGGCACTGCCAAAGTGATGACGAGTTTAAACACTGGATTATGCATCGAATGGGCAAAAAAGCCTATCTAGAAGCTGTAGAAAAATTTAATTCATGGTGTGATCGTGCGGTAGATAAACCTGATCAGGATTTTTTAAAGGTGTTAGATGCCGATCAATTGAAATTCTGGGATAAAAATGGCTATCTCAGGATACCGGGTTTGGTTAATGAGGATGATTGTAACCGTGTAATTGGTGTGATTACAGAGATGCTTGGAATAAATCTGGAGCAGCCGTCTAGCTGGTATGGTCAACATGATTTGCTTCAAGGTATAATGTTGCAGCTTTATCAGAATGAACATATTGCTAAAATCAGAAATTCTGATTCAATCAGACAGGTATTTACGCATTTGTATCAAACTAATTTTATTGTGGCAAATACGGAAAAGCTTGGGTATAATCCGCCTGAAACTGATTATTTCCATTTTAGAGGTAGCCCTTTACATTGGGATATAGATTTTTCAGATGGTATTAAATATCATATACAAGGCTTGGTTTACCTTAATGATGTGCCAGAGGATAGAGGAGCACTCTCATTAATTCCTGGATTTCAGCATGAGATTAATTCTTTTCTGCAAATGCATGACCATCCTGATCAGGCTATTGATGTTTTAAGAAAACAAAATCGTCACATCGCTATAGCAGGAAATAAAGGTGATTTGATATTATGGTTAGAAGCGCTTCCTCATGCCGCAACTGCAAACCGATCTAAACAGCCCAGATTTGTACAATATATTAGCTTTACAAAGCTTTAG
- a CDS encoding methyltransferase domain-containing protein: MELTTQQCNESMSAATNVLLFEEDYLQIKKAIEQLHLLFAGATGINAGNITDEDIYLPNGKAVSSIKAAHCLKELERTRRFIRGINQAINQLLNAMRGQTIHILYAGCGPYATLLTPLTSKFTSAQINFILLDINPDSLDAAKVLYEELGLSEYVIDYVCTDATTYKFPDHIRIDMVISETMLNALRKEPQVAIMNNLILQMYPEAIFIPEEITVEAVLTRWEEEYKYFTIPEYLPKRIKAGLVYCASREFKLPQPVVLQVPASETHKQLSLFTEITVFGKEVLTTYNCSLTLPLAIFKLQNQKEDMTITFEYVMSDKPGFAYTY; the protein is encoded by the coding sequence ATGGAATTAACGACTCAACAATGCAACGAGAGCATGTCTGCCGCAACTAATGTCTTACTTTTTGAAGAGGACTATCTGCAGATTAAAAAAGCAATTGAACAGCTTCACTTGCTTTTTGCCGGCGCAACCGGTATAAATGCTGGTAATATTACAGATGAAGACATTTATCTGCCAAATGGTAAAGCAGTTTCATCCATTAAAGCGGCGCATTGTCTTAAAGAACTAGAACGCACACGTAGGTTTATCAGAGGCATTAATCAGGCAATTAATCAATTATTAAATGCTATGCGGGGGCAAACCATCCATATATTGTATGCGGGTTGTGGTCCTTACGCCACATTGCTTACACCTTTAACTTCCAAATTTACTTCGGCACAAATCAATTTCATTTTATTGGATATTAACCCTGATTCGTTGGATGCGGCAAAAGTACTTTATGAAGAATTAGGCTTGTCAGAATATGTGATCGATTATGTTTGTACGGATGCCACTACTTATAAATTTCCTGATCATATTCGTATAGATATGGTCATTTCAGAAACCATGTTAAATGCTTTAAGGAAAGAACCGCAGGTGGCCATCATGAACAATTTAATCCTTCAGATGTATCCGGAAGCTATTTTTATTCCAGAAGAGATAACTGTTGAAGCAGTATTAACCCGATGGGAAGAGGAATATAAATATTTTACCATACCTGAATACCTGCCAAAAAGGATAAAAGCAGGGTTGGTGTACTGCGCCAGCCGTGAATTTAAACTTCCGCAACCGGTAGTTTTACAGGTGCCGGCTTCCGAAACCCATAAACAGCTTAGTTTATTTACAGAAATAACAGTGTTTGGTAAGGAAGTGCTAACTACTTACAACTGCAGCTTAACTTTACCGTTAGCCATCTTTAAATTACAAAACCAAAAGGAGGATATGACAATTACATTTGAGTATGTAATGTCGGATAAACCTGGCTTTGCTTATACATATTAA
- a CDS encoding clostripain-related cysteine peptidase translates to MGFIRKSRHLLLILAGLIFYANISYAQNLEPKRSFVLLIYMNGSDLESKHQLASEDINEIINSYNNVDDNFATVILQGGTKKWQFSEPISSDSLTYSKVTKNGFEKVKVTANKSIGDPSTLVDFIAYSKKNFPAERYGLIFWNHGRGSVHGFGYDELFPEDISLSLREMGEAFADLKHSQNDLNLDFIGFDACLMATIETATVLAPYAEYMVASQELEPGNGWNYQYIINSLSTNPNLSTTQLLEGIAKSYIDTYSSQPYLQATLSVIALNKVDALNISIGKLISNISANLNSTYPPKEAFRQKSNYRARSKSFGLPSFSFAAEDMIDMFSFFKIAAKSTDTLFSDFEKKMRDAVLFNVYSKNLDKDAISGLSVYFPYYNRKTASQLNDYFQITFNTEFEKFIENYVTELIGGGADSVFVSDSERKLNAAMLVNTNKIYLNIRKLTGDNTLVSYGLDAYDTNVDHRGNITLYGGNKKWDARWISINDINVCVFMGLSNQSGVSYNVPVLWNGKQAELIIKYFNVDGENLAKVIGFREISADGVTDKIKDLQALDEIVFLGQNALDESMSIELGKITITDPSALDIKLSTMPKGNYQVGFCMVDFYGNKHYTKFEDYVIN, encoded by the coding sequence ATGGGCTTCATTAGAAAAAGTCGCCATTTACTGTTAATACTAGCTGGATTAATATTTTATGCTAATATCAGCTATGCTCAAAACCTGGAGCCTAAGCGCAGTTTTGTGCTGCTGATTTATATGAATGGATCAGACTTGGAAAGCAAACATCAGTTGGCGAGTGAAGACATTAACGAAATTATCAATTCCTATAATAACGTTGATGATAACTTTGCAACGGTGATTTTGCAGGGAGGAACTAAAAAATGGCAATTCTCTGAGCCGATTTCCAGCGATAGCCTGACCTATAGTAAGGTTACTAAAAATGGGTTTGAAAAAGTAAAAGTTACAGCCAACAAAAGTATAGGAGACCCATCAACCCTGGTTGATTTTATTGCCTATAGCAAAAAGAACTTCCCTGCAGAAAGATATGGGTTGATTTTTTGGAATCACGGAAGAGGCAGTGTACATGGTTTTGGATATGATGAGTTATTTCCTGAAGATATTTCCCTGTCGTTACGTGAAATGGGAGAGGCTTTTGCTGATTTAAAACATAGCCAAAATGATTTGAACCTGGATTTTATAGGTTTTGACGCCTGTTTAATGGCAACCATTGAAACTGCTACTGTACTGGCACCCTATGCTGAATACATGGTGGCCTCACAAGAACTTGAACCTGGCAACGGCTGGAATTATCAATATATCATCAACTCCTTATCTACCAATCCAAATCTAAGCACAACTCAACTTCTGGAGGGAATTGCAAAATCGTATATCGATACTTATTCGTCTCAACCTTATCTTCAGGCAACATTATCTGTAATAGCGCTTAATAAAGTTGACGCTTTAAATATAAGTATAGGAAAATTGATCAGTAATATTTCTGCAAATCTAAATTCAACGTATCCGCCTAAAGAAGCTTTTAGGCAGAAATCAAATTACCGGGCCAGGTCCAAATCATTCGGATTGCCTTCTTTTTCATTTGCGGCTGAAGATATGATTGATATGTTTAGCTTTTTTAAGATCGCAGCTAAAAGTACCGATACATTGTTTAGTGATTTCGAGAAAAAAATGCGGGATGCAGTTTTATTCAATGTTTATTCAAAAAATTTAGATAAAGATGCTATTTCAGGGCTTTCGGTGTATTTTCCTTATTACAATAGAAAAACAGCCAGCCAGTTAAATGATTATTTTCAAATTACTTTTAATACAGAATTTGAAAAATTTATCGAAAATTATGTAACTGAATTAATTGGCGGCGGTGCTGATAGCGTTTTTGTTAGTGATTCGGAAAGAAAGTTAAATGCTGCCATGTTGGTTAACACCAATAAGATTTACTTAAATATCAGAAAATTAACAGGAGATAATACGTTGGTTTCGTATGGATTGGATGCCTACGATACAAATGTTGATCACCGCGGAAATATTACCTTGTATGGAGGTAATAAAAAATGGGATGCCAGGTGGATCAGCATTAACGATATCAATGTTTGTGTATTTATGGGGCTTTCCAATCAATCAGGAGTATCTTACAATGTACCTGTGCTTTGGAATGGAAAACAAGCAGAACTGATTATAAAATATTTTAATGTTGATGGGGAAAATCTGGCTAAAGTGATCGGATTTCGGGAGATTTCTGCAGATGGCGTTACGGATAAGATTAAGGACCTTCAAGCGCTTGATGAAATTGTTTTTCTGGGTCAAAATGCCCTGGATGAATCAATGAGTATTGAATTGGGTAAAATTACGATCACTGATCCCTCAGCTTTAGATATCAAGCTTTCAACTATGCCAAAAGGGAATTATCAGGTAGGATTTTGTATGGTTGATTTCTACGGAAATAAACACTACACCAAATTCGAAGATTATGTTATTAATTAA
- a CDS encoding DUF4998 domain-containing protein, with product MFNKIKLMRLTTLFAVVSIFAACTKADDYKKYVAGGEISYPGKIDSVKISSGNNRVQLKALFLADPKVVLCKVFWNNFKDSLSIPVVKKNTVDSLTIFVPNVAEGLQSFTIYTYDKDGNRSIPVNKTGMSYGDRYKASLSNRGISVAQTGSDGVTKIDWLGMDRLTGVFATEVQYTNNSNQTVTIKVPIDATSTVLSNFKTSSSMKYRTLFLPDTSCVDTFKTDFVDRYIPRYVEQDVTSTYLKNAGPFNRDTWDGSRWGTLADWISNAGAKNINSNRYGGYELRSGVGVLSFESGWGITTPVTNGLVYQTITLPAGTYSFRLNGIDQNSGGSRFISVAAGNTLPNVADITSASIAFANISDGKLDFTLTQQTTVSIGFAVSIANTGQYIKVGSVGLFKQVYL from the coding sequence ATGTTTAACAAAATAAAACTGATGAGACTTACAACCCTATTTGCAGTTGTAAGCATTTTCGCAGCCTGTACTAAGGCTGACGATTATAAGAAGTATGTAGCTGGAGGAGAAATTTCATATCCTGGAAAAATTGATTCTGTTAAAATTAGCTCTGGAAATAATAGAGTGCAATTGAAGGCATTATTTCTTGCTGATCCAAAAGTGGTTTTGTGTAAAGTTTTTTGGAATAATTTCAAAGACTCTTTATCTATCCCGGTAGTTAAGAAAAATACAGTTGACAGCTTAACTATTTTTGTTCCAAATGTAGCAGAGGGTTTGCAAAGTTTTACCATTTATACTTATGATAAAGATGGGAATCGTTCGATTCCTGTGAATAAAACTGGCATGTCCTATGGAGACCGTTACAAAGCATCTCTTAGTAACAGAGGGATAAGTGTGGCACAAACAGGTTCGGATGGAGTAACAAAAATTGATTGGCTTGGAATGGACAGGTTAACCGGGGTATTTGCTACAGAAGTACAATATACGAATAACAGTAATCAAACAGTTACCATAAAGGTACCTATTGATGCTACCAGTACTGTATTAAGCAATTTCAAAACCAGTTCCAGTATGAAGTATAGAACATTATTTCTGCCTGATACGAGTTGTGTAGATACTTTTAAAACAGACTTTGTAGATAGGTATATTCCACGCTATGTTGAACAAGATGTAACATCAACTTATCTAAAAAACGCGGGCCCGTTTAACAGGGATACCTGGGACGGATCAAGATGGGGTACACTAGCTGACTGGATTAGTAATGCTGGCGCTAAAAATATCAATAGTAATCGTTACGGCGGTTACGAATTGCGCAGTGGTGTGGGTGTATTGTCATTTGAATCTGGTTGGGGAATTACTACGCCTGTTACCAATGGATTGGTTTATCAAACAATTACACTTCCAGCTGGCACTTACAGCTTCCGTTTAAATGGAATAGATCAAAACAGTGGAGGCTCAAGATTTATCTCGGTTGCTGCCGGAAACACACTTCCGAATGTTGCTGACATCACTTCAGCATCGATAGCTTTCGCAAATATCTCAGATGGAAAGTTAGATTTTACGCTTACACAGCAAACAACTGTTTCGATAGGTTTTGCCGTTTCAATAGCAAACACAGGTCAATATATTAAAGTTGGCAGTGTTGGATTATTTAAACAGGTTTATCTGTAA